A section of the Streptomyces showdoensis genome encodes:
- a CDS encoding GMC oxidoreductase: MDTAGDTEADVVVVGSGFGGSVAAHQLAEGGLSVVVLERGRPYPPGSFPRTPAGMARNFWDPSEGLYGMFDIWSFRGLEGVVSSGLGGGSLIYANVLLRKDEKWFVHESPLPGGGYENWPIGRGDLEPHYERVERMLGGTPYPYRDTPKTAAMEEAADRLGLDVSRPPLAVTFAARPGGEPVPGAPIPEPAYGNLHGLPRETCRLTGECDLGCNLGAKNTLDHTYLSAARHHGADIRTGCEVRGFAALPGGGYEVRYVVHDPAREGHRTATGRLPLRRIRCRRLVLAAGAFGSTFLLLRNRAGLPGLSTALGTRFSGNGDLLGLVLDARAGAAGTAPRRLASSTGPVITSAIRVGDALDGDGSTGRGYYVEDAGYPAFVAWLAEAAQVSGGVRRTAGFGLDRLRSRFGLGSGPRSDISGRLARLLGPGAFSDAALPLLGMGRDVPDGRMGLRRGYLDVDWTTLTSRRYFERVRATMADVAGALGGSFHDNPLWWARRVITVHPLGGAPMGRHPGEGVCDAHGEVFGHPGLYVLDGAVLPGPVGANPSLTIAAFADRACRRILEEHAARPASATAGTAPAGVVAAGAPGGTTSGGTALADHGPAAATGQRATSLSFTEEMKGYVSLGVTDPEEGRELGRAQGRRMMFRLTITADDVDRFVADPRHRAGAVGHVECDVLGGRLPVEAGWFNLFTRDGDPTRRRMLYRLHLRDPGGTPLTLVGRKEVHDDPGLDVWSDTSTLYVRVLAGHVPEGGDAEATVLGAGVLVILAADFARQLTTFETSGPDPARAFEGFGRLFLGELWGVYGARFAPGGESP; the protein is encoded by the coding sequence ATGGACACCGCAGGGGACACCGAGGCCGATGTCGTCGTCGTCGGCTCCGGCTTCGGCGGCTCGGTCGCCGCGCATCAGCTGGCCGAGGGCGGTCTTTCCGTCGTCGTCCTGGAGCGCGGCCGCCCTTACCCTCCCGGGAGCTTCCCCCGGACGCCCGCCGGGATGGCCCGCAACTTCTGGGACCCCAGCGAGGGCCTGTACGGGATGTTCGACATCTGGTCCTTCCGCGGCCTGGAGGGCGTCGTCTCCAGCGGGCTCGGCGGCGGGTCGCTGATCTACGCCAACGTGCTGCTGCGCAAGGACGAGAAGTGGTTCGTCCACGAGTCGCCGCTGCCCGGCGGCGGGTACGAGAACTGGCCGATCGGCCGGGGCGACCTCGAACCGCACTACGAGCGGGTGGAGCGGATGCTGGGCGGCACGCCGTACCCGTACCGGGACACGCCGAAGACCGCCGCCATGGAGGAGGCCGCGGACCGCCTCGGCCTGGACGTGTCCCGGCCGCCGCTCGCCGTCACCTTCGCCGCCCGTCCGGGCGGGGAGCCGGTGCCCGGGGCCCCGATCCCGGAACCGGCCTACGGCAACCTCCACGGGCTGCCCCGGGAGACCTGCCGGCTGACCGGCGAGTGCGACCTCGGCTGCAACCTCGGCGCCAAGAACACCCTCGACCACACCTATCTGTCGGCCGCGCGCCACCACGGCGCCGACATCCGCACCGGCTGCGAGGTGCGCGGCTTCGCCGCGCTGCCCGGCGGCGGCTACGAGGTCCGGTACGTCGTCCACGACCCGGCCCGCGAGGGGCACCGCACCGCCACCGGGCGCCTGCCGCTGCGCCGCATCCGCTGCCGGCGGCTCGTGCTGGCGGCCGGTGCCTTCGGGTCGACCTTCCTGCTGCTGCGCAACCGGGCCGGGCTGCCCGGTCTGAGCACGGCCCTCGGCACCCGGTTCAGCGGCAACGGCGACCTCCTCGGCCTGGTGCTCGATGCCAGGGCCGGCGCCGCGGGCACCGCGCCGCGGCGGCTGGCGAGCAGCACGGGGCCCGTGATCACCAGCGCCATCCGGGTCGGCGACGCACTCGACGGGGACGGCTCGACCGGGCGCGGCTACTACGTGGAGGACGCCGGCTACCCGGCCTTCGTGGCCTGGCTCGCCGAGGCCGCGCAGGTGTCCGGGGGCGTCCGCCGCACCGCGGGCTTCGGGCTGGACCGGCTGCGGTCCCGGTTCGGCCTCGGCTCCGGACCGCGGAGCGACATCAGCGGGCGGCTGGCCCGGCTGCTCGGGCCGGGGGCGTTCTCCGACGCGGCGCTGCCGCTGCTCGGCATGGGCCGGGACGTCCCGGACGGCCGGATGGGCCTGCGCCGGGGCTATCTCGACGTCGACTGGACCACGCTCACCTCGCGCCGCTACTTCGAGCGCGTGCGGGCGACCATGGCGGACGTGGCCGGGGCGCTCGGCGGCTCGTTCCACGACAACCCGCTGTGGTGGGCGCGCCGGGTGATCACCGTGCATCCGCTCGGCGGGGCGCCGATGGGGCGCCATCCCGGCGAGGGGGTCTGCGACGCCCACGGCGAGGTCTTCGGGCACCCGGGCCTGTACGTGCTCGACGGCGCCGTCCTGCCCGGCCCGGTGGGCGCGAACCCGTCGCTCACCATCGCCGCCTTCGCCGACCGCGCCTGCCGCCGGATCCTGGAGGAGCACGCGGCGCGGCCCGCGAGCGCGACGGCCGGGACGGCTCCGGCCGGGGTGGTGGCGGCCGGCGCCCCCGGGGGCACGACCTCCGGGGGCACGGCCCTGGCCGATCACGGTCCGGCCGCGGCCACGGGGCAGCGGGCCACGAGTCTCTCCTTCACCGAGGAGATGAAGGGCTACGTCTCCCTCGGCGTCACCGACCCCGAGGAGGGACGGGAGCTCGGGCGGGCGCAGGGCCGGCGGATGATGTTCCGGCTCACGATCACCGCGGACGACGTGGACCGGTTCGTCGCGGACCCCCGGCACCGGGCCGGGGCGGTCGGCCATGTCGAGTGCGACGTCCTCGGCGGCCGGCTGCCCGTGGAGGCGGGCTGGTTCAACCTGTTCACCCGGGACGGCGACCCCACCCGGCGCCGGATGCTGTACCGGCTGCACCTGCGCGATCCGGGCGGGACCCCGCTCACGCTCGTCGGGCGCAAGGAGGTGCACGACGACCCGGGGCTCGACGTGTGGAGCGACACCTCGACCCTGTACGTCCGGGTGCTCGCCGGGCACGTGCCGGAGGGCGGCGACGCGGAGGCGACGGTCCTCGGGGCGGGCGTGCTCGTCATCCTCGCCGCCGACTTCGCACGGCAGCTGACGACCTTCGAGACCTCGGGGCCGGATCCCGCGCGGGCGTTCGAAGGCTTCGGGCGCCTGTTCCTGGGCGAGCTGTGGGGCGTCTACGGCGCGCGCTTCGCGCCCGGCGGGGAGTCGCCGTGA
- a CDS encoding DEAD/DEAH box helicase — MSRRPQKPNRRAKSPQTSAAPPREFRLPESTTPSLPPVDDFAALDMPAGLLKTLTAQGVTAPFPIQAATLPDSLAGRDLLGRGRTGSGKTLAFGLALLARTAGLRAEPKAPLALVMVPTRELAQQVTDSLTPYATAVNLRLTTVVGGLSVTKQANALRRGAEVLVATPGRLNDLVERGDCVLDEVRITVLDEADQMTDMGFMPQITKLIQQVKPGGQHMLFSATLDGNIDRLVQRFLSDPVVHSTDPSAATVTSMEHHVLHVPDETDKKAVTTRIAARDGRVILFIDTKRAADRLAKRLLTAGVAAAALHGGRSQNQRTRTLDQFKNGQVTALVATNVAARGIHIDDLDLVVNVDPPTDHKDYLHRGGRTARAGTSGSVVTLVLPEQKREVAQLMTHAGIRPRTTRVTSSDPQLTEITGAREPSGVPVVLEVPQPTPPKAARPARKSGPRTGSRNGGRGAEATGDGQRTRTAGGPRTGAAPADESGTRSRRRRPSGGGSGAAAGSAARSATGGGQGGERRAGARGSGRGTSAGSGRGTSSGAAGGGAARGRGDSARRGARRGTAG; from the coding sequence ATGTCCCGCAGGCCCCAGAAGCCGAACCGGCGCGCCAAGTCGCCCCAGACCTCCGCGGCGCCGCCGAGGGAGTTCCGACTGCCGGAGAGCACGACCCCCTCACTCCCTCCCGTCGACGACTTCGCGGCCCTCGACATGCCCGCCGGGCTGCTGAAGACGCTCACCGCACAGGGTGTGACCGCGCCGTTCCCCATCCAGGCCGCCACGCTGCCCGACTCGCTCGCCGGCCGCGACCTGCTGGGCCGGGGCCGGACCGGATCGGGCAAGACCCTCGCGTTCGGTCTCGCGCTGCTCGCCCGCACCGCCGGTCTCCGGGCCGAGCCGAAGGCGCCGCTCGCCCTGGTGATGGTGCCCACCCGTGAGCTCGCCCAGCAGGTGACGGACTCGCTGACCCCGTACGCGACCGCGGTCAACCTCCGGCTGACCACCGTGGTCGGCGGCCTCTCCGTGACGAAGCAGGCCAACGCGCTGCGGCGCGGCGCCGAGGTCCTGGTGGCGACGCCCGGGCGGCTGAACGACCTCGTGGAGCGCGGCGACTGCGTCCTCGACGAGGTGCGCATCACGGTCCTGGACGAGGCCGACCAGATGACCGACATGGGCTTCATGCCGCAGATCACCAAGCTGATCCAGCAGGTGAAGCCCGGCGGTCAGCACATGCTGTTCTCGGCGACCCTGGACGGCAACATCGACCGCCTGGTCCAGCGCTTCCTGAGCGACCCGGTCGTGCACTCGACCGACCCGTCCGCGGCCACGGTGACCTCCATGGAGCACCACGTCCTGCACGTCCCGGACGAGACCGACAAGAAGGCCGTCACGACCCGCATCGCGGCGCGCGACGGCCGGGTCATCCTCTTCATCGACACCAAGCGGGCCGCCGACCGGCTCGCCAAGCGGCTGCTGACCGCGGGTGTCGCCGCGGCGGCCCTGCACGGCGGCCGTTCCCAGAACCAGCGGACCCGCACCCTGGACCAGTTCAAGAACGGCCAGGTCACGGCGCTGGTCGCGACGAACGTCGCGGCCCGGGGCATACACATCGACGACCTCGACCTCGTCGTGAACGTCGATCCCCCGACCGACCACAAGGACTACCTGCACCGGGGCGGGCGCACCGCCCGCGCCGGCACCTCCGGCAGCGTGGTCACGCTGGTCCTGCCCGAGCAGAAGCGGGAGGTCGCCCAGCTGATGACGCACGCCGGCATCCGCCCCCGGACCACCCGCGTCACGTCGAGCGACCCGCAGCTGACCGAGATCACCGGCGCCCGCGAGCCCTCCGGCGTGCCCGTCGTGCTCGAGGTCCCGCAGCCGACCCCGCCGAAGGCCGCCCGCCCGGCCCGGAAGTCCGGCCCCAGGACCGGCTCCCGGAACGGCGGCCGCGGCGCCGAGGCCACGGGCGACGGTCAGCGCACCCGCACCGCGGGCGGCCCGCGGACCGGCGCCGCCCCGGCCGACGAGTCCGGCACCCGGTCCCGTCGCCGCCGCCCGAGCGGCGGCGGTTCCGGCGCTGCGGCCGGCTCGGCCGCCCGCTCCGCCACCGGCGGCGGCCAGGGCGGCGAGCGCCGGGCCGGGGCCCGCGGCTCCGGCCGGGGCACCTCGGCCGGCTCCGGCCGCGGCACGTCCTCGGGCGCGGCCGGCGGCGGCGCCGCCCGGGGCCGTGGCGACTCCGCCCGCAGGGGCGCCCGCCGCGGCACCGCGGGCTGA
- a CDS encoding cold-shock protein, translated as MAQGTVKWFNSEKGFGFIEQDGGGPDVFAHYSNIATQGFRELQEGQRVSFDVTQGQKGPQAENIVPA; from the coding sequence ATGGCACAGGGAACCGTGAAGTGGTTCAACTCGGAAAAGGGCTTCGGCTTCATCGAGCAGGACGGCGGCGGCCCGGACGTCTTCGCCCACTACTCGAACATCGCCACCCAGGGCTTCCGTGAGCTCCAGGAGGGCCAGCGGGTCTCCTTCGACGTCACGCAGGGCCAGAAGGGCCCGCAGGCGGAGAACATCGTCCCCGCCTAA
- a CDS encoding isochorismatase family protein produces the protein MSSTTLRDLNGFDRTPATLAGATLLLIDYQNTYTRGVMELDGWEAALDSAAGLLARARAAGAQVVHVVNDGGEGTPYDVRAEIGRIHPRVAPVEGEPVVVKTAPDAFVGTDLAAHLDAAGSKDLVIAGFMTHMCVAFTTAGAFLRGDRPTVVADACATRPLGTAVGEVTAEQLHRGALATIGDLYGVVVPTGAALN, from the coding sequence ATGTCCTCCACCACCCTCCGCGACCTCAACGGCTTCGACCGGACCCCGGCCACGCTCGCCGGCGCCACGCTGCTCCTGATCGACTACCAGAACACCTACACGCGCGGCGTGATGGAGCTGGACGGCTGGGAGGCGGCCCTCGACTCGGCCGCCGGGCTGCTCGCCCGGGCCCGCGCGGCCGGCGCCCAGGTCGTCCACGTCGTCAACGACGGCGGCGAGGGCACCCCGTACGACGTCCGTGCCGAGATCGGGCGGATCCACCCCCGGGTGGCCCCCGTCGAGGGCGAGCCCGTGGTCGTGAAGACCGCGCCGGACGCCTTCGTCGGCACCGACCTGGCCGCGCACCTCGACGCCGCCGGCAGCAAGGACCTCGTCATCGCCGGCTTCATGACCCACATGTGCGTCGCGTTCACGACGGCCGGCGCCTTCCTGCGCGGCGACCGCCCCACCGTCGTCGCCGACGCCTGCGCCACCCGGCCGCTGGGCACCGCCGTGGGCGAGGTGACGGCCGAGCAGCTCCACCGGGGCGCGCTCGCGACCATCGGGGACCTGTACGGGGTCGTCGTCCCGACCGGCGCCGCGCTGAACTGA
- a CDS encoding metalloregulator ArsR/SmtB family transcription factor, with translation MSDTVSEPPREPVDDAGVFRALADPTRRQILEDLRAGGELAAGEIASRFAISAPSISRHLGVLKGAGLVAERRDGNRILYSLVEDRLATSVGRFLSAVCPEQIVLRHTKWRTDPGRDARGQENPA, from the coding sequence GTGAGCGACACCGTGAGTGAACCCCCGCGCGAGCCGGTCGACGACGCCGGCGTGTTCCGCGCCCTCGCCGACCCCACCCGGCGGCAGATCCTCGAGGACCTCCGCGCCGGCGGAGAGCTCGCCGCCGGCGAGATCGCGAGCCGCTTCGCCATCAGCGCCCCGTCCATCTCCCGCCACCTCGGCGTGCTCAAGGGCGCCGGACTCGTCGCCGAGCGGCGGGACGGCAACCGGATCCTCTACTCCCTCGTCGAGGACCGGCTGGCCACCAGCGTGGGGCGCTTCCTCAGCGCCGTGTGCCCCGAGCAGATCGTCCTGCGCCACACCAAGTGGCGCACCGACCCGGGCCGCGACGCCCGCGGACAGGAGAACCCCGCATGA
- a CDS encoding DUF2071 domain-containing protein, with protein MRPPRLASVIERRLLVNYRVAPEAVAPLLPAPLRPQLVRGHAVAGICLLRLGSVRPAWAPAAVGLRSENAAHRIAVEWDGPDGVETGVYIPRRDTASLVNRWAGGRVFPGEHGHADFEVRETPDTLRVAYATRDGGTRVEVTAQLADRLEGSGLFADLDEASAFFRAGSKGYSETRSGCALDGMQLATDAWRIEPGRVTSARSSYFDDPDRFPPGSATLDSVLVMRDVPVHWRALPGMPVTAPAGAALRHAA; from the coding sequence ATGAGACCCCCGCGCCTCGCCTCCGTCATCGAACGGCGCCTCCTCGTCAACTACCGGGTCGCCCCGGAGGCCGTCGCCCCGCTGCTGCCGGCCCCGCTGCGCCCGCAGCTCGTGCGCGGGCACGCCGTCGCCGGGATCTGCCTCCTGCGGCTCGGCTCGGTGCGGCCCGCCTGGGCGCCCGCCGCCGTCGGGCTGCGCAGCGAGAACGCCGCCCACCGCATCGCCGTCGAGTGGGACGGCCCGGACGGCGTGGAGACCGGCGTCTACATCCCGCGCCGCGACACCGCCTCGCTGGTCAACCGCTGGGCCGGCGGCCGGGTCTTCCCCGGCGAGCACGGCCACGCCGACTTCGAGGTCCGGGAGACCCCCGACACGCTGCGCGTGGCCTACGCGACGCGCGACGGGGGGACCCGCGTCGAGGTCACCGCGCAGCTCGCCGACCGGCTGGAGGGCAGCGGGCTCTTCGCCGACCTCGACGAGGCCTCCGCCTTCTTCCGCGCCGGCAGCAAGGGGTACTCGGAGACGCGCTCCGGCTGCGCCCTCGACGGCATGCAGCTCGCGACGGACGCCTGGCGCATCGAACCGGGCCGCGTGACCTCGGCCCGGTCCAGCTACTTCGACGACCCCGACCGCTTCCCGCCGGGCAGCGCGACCCTGGACTCCGTCCTGGTCATGCGCGACGTCCCGGTCCACTGGCGGGCGCTGCCCGGGATGCCGGTGACGGCACCCGCGGGCGCGGCGCTACGGCACGCGGCCTGA
- a CDS encoding cation:proton antiporter encodes MHSSAVFLIEFGAIILGLGLLGRLAGRLKFSPIPLYLLAGLAFGEGGLLPLGASEEFVAIGAEIGVILLLLMLGLEYTATDLVTNLKTQYPAGLVDAALNALPGAAAALLLGWGPVAAVVLAGVTWISSSGVIAKVLGDLGRLGNRETPVVLSILVLEDLAMAVYLPIVTALLAGVGLAAGSVTLAVALGVAGLVLFLALRYGRLISRFVSSDDPEKLLLVVLGLTLLVAGVAQQLQVSAAVGAFLVGIALSGEVAEGAHHLLSPLRDLFAAVFFVFFGLHTDPASIPPVLLPALALAAVTAATKIATGYWAARRAGISAKGRWRAGGTLVARGEFSIVIAGLAVSAGIEPSLGPLATAYVLILVVLGPLTARYTEPVATRLSRLRRRSGPGEGTGTGTGPGTDAVAPSPGAPPRKELPALDPVGDGTSGRVP; translated from the coding sequence ATGCACTCGTCCGCCGTCTTCCTCATCGAGTTCGGTGCGATCATCCTCGGCCTCGGCCTGTTGGGCCGGCTGGCCGGACGGCTGAAGTTCTCCCCCATCCCGCTCTACCTCCTGGCCGGTCTCGCCTTCGGCGAGGGCGGACTGCTCCCGCTCGGCGCGAGCGAGGAGTTCGTGGCCATCGGCGCCGAGATCGGCGTCATCCTCCTGCTGCTGATGCTGGGCCTGGAGTACACGGCGACCGACCTGGTCACCAACCTCAAGACGCAGTACCCGGCCGGTCTCGTGGACGCGGCCCTCAACGCCCTGCCCGGCGCCGCCGCGGCCCTGCTGCTCGGCTGGGGCCCGGTCGCCGCGGTGGTGCTGGCCGGCGTCACCTGGATCTCCTCCTCCGGCGTGATCGCCAAGGTGCTCGGCGACCTCGGCCGCCTCGGCAACCGGGAGACCCCGGTGGTGCTGAGCATCCTGGTCCTGGAGGACCTGGCGATGGCCGTCTACCTGCCGATCGTCACGGCCCTGCTCGCCGGGGTCGGCCTCGCCGCCGGCAGCGTCACCCTGGCCGTGGCGCTGGGGGTCGCCGGTCTCGTGCTCTTCCTCGCGCTCCGCTACGGGCGGCTGATCTCCCGCTTCGTCTCCAGCGACGACCCCGAGAAGCTGCTCCTCGTGGTGCTCGGACTCACCCTGCTGGTCGCGGGCGTGGCCCAGCAGCTCCAGGTCTCCGCCGCCGTCGGCGCGTTCCTGGTCGGCATCGCGCTGTCCGGCGAGGTCGCCGAGGGCGCCCACCACCTGCTGAGCCCGCTGCGGGACCTGTTCGCCGCGGTCTTCTTCGTCTTCTTCGGGCTGCACACCGACCCGGCGAGCATCCCGCCGGTCCTGCTCCCCGCGCTCGCGCTGGCCGCGGTCACCGCCGCCACGAAGATCGCGACGGGCTACTGGGCGGCCCGCCGGGCCGGGATCTCCGCCAAGGGCCGGTGGCGGGCGGGCGGCACCCTGGTGGCGCGCGGCGAGTTCTCCATCGTCATCGCGGGCCTGGCCGTCTCCGCGGGCATCGAGCCCTCCCTCGGGCCGCTCGCCACCGCGTACGTCCTCATCCTCGTCGTCCTGGGCCCGCTCACCGCCCGCTACACCGAGCCGGTGGCCACCCGTCTGAGCCGCCTGCGCCGCCGTTCCGGCCCTGGGGAGGGAACCGGGACCGGGACGGGCCCCGGGACCGACGCCGTCGCCCCCTCCCCCGGTGCGCCGCCGAGGAAGGAGCTGCCGGCCCTGGACCCGGTCGGCGACGGCACGTCAGGCCGCGTGCCGTAG
- a CDS encoding cation:proton antiporter regulatory subunit, protein MSRTPLPGIGVRYDLTTREDRRLSVVAGRDGSRVLNAYRSDDPDECSLSVRLTAGESEALIDALMPSHHSPSLLSTTDLGLVAERIELSAASHWSGRLLGETRTRTETGVSIVAVLRRADAVPSPGPDFRLAGGDTLIVIGTREGVDAAALILGRE, encoded by the coding sequence ATGAGTCGTACACCGCTGCCCGGGATCGGGGTCCGCTACGACCTCACCACGCGCGAGGACCGCCGGCTGTCGGTGGTCGCGGGGCGCGACGGGAGCCGGGTGCTGAACGCCTACCGGAGCGACGACCCCGACGAATGCTCCTTGTCGGTGCGGCTGACCGCCGGGGAGTCGGAGGCGCTGATCGACGCGCTGATGCCGTCCCACCACAGCCCCAGCCTGCTCTCCACCACGGACCTGGGCCTGGTGGCCGAGCGGATCGAACTGTCCGCCGCCTCCCACTGGAGCGGCCGCCTGCTCGGCGAGACCCGGACCCGGACCGAGACCGGCGTCTCGATCGTGGCGGTGCTGCGCCGGGCGGACGCCGTCCCCTCCCCCGGCCCGGACTTCCGGCTCGCCGGGGGCGACACGCTCATCGTCATCGGCACCCGTGAAGGCGTCGACGCCGCCGCCCTGATACTCGGAAGGGAGTGA
- a CDS encoding aminoglycoside phosphotransferase family protein: MIVVPEEFVRSTVAREGRPGEEWTDRLPGLVDGLLERWGWLPEGGVLHGGVGVIVPVRRASGERAVLKVSFPHPGNVHEPDAFAVWAGRGAVRLYARDDERFAMVLERAGTSTLGELADGDEVARVAGRIGRRLAVPAPPGLPRLSERAGAWEEELQRDARELGHTMPGRVVDAAVATVRELGRDQPDTLVHGDLHAGNVLRAEREPWLAVDPKGYAGDPAYDGGTFLKTRAPHFLGAADPRAAAFRALAVYAEAAGLDRERVRRWAQLHVVQAAFWGRRHGLRIARGGAELDGLMRFADRFAEALTDPEGSA, from the coding sequence ATGATCGTGGTTCCCGAGGAGTTCGTACGGAGCACCGTCGCCCGCGAGGGCCGTCCGGGCGAGGAGTGGACGGACCGGCTGCCCGGGCTCGTCGACGGGCTCCTGGAGCGCTGGGGCTGGCTGCCGGAGGGCGGGGTGCTGCACGGGGGCGTCGGCGTGATCGTGCCGGTGCGGCGGGCGTCCGGGGAGCGCGCCGTGCTCAAGGTGTCCTTCCCGCACCCGGGGAACGTGCACGAACCGGACGCCTTCGCCGTGTGGGCGGGGCGGGGCGCGGTCCGGCTGTACGCACGGGACGACGAGCGGTTCGCGATGGTGCTGGAGCGGGCCGGGACCTCGACCCTCGGGGAGCTCGCGGACGGCGACGAGGTGGCCCGGGTCGCGGGCCGGATCGGGCGGCGGCTCGCCGTGCCCGCGCCGCCCGGGCTGCCCCGGCTGAGCGAGCGGGCCGGGGCGTGGGAGGAGGAGCTGCAGCGGGACGCCCGGGAGCTCGGGCACACGATGCCGGGCCGGGTCGTGGACGCCGCCGTGGCCACCGTACGGGAGTTGGGGCGGGACCAGCCGGACACCCTGGTCCACGGCGACCTGCACGCGGGGAACGTCCTGCGGGCGGAGCGCGAGCCGTGGCTCGCGGTCGACCCCAAGGGGTACGCGGGCGATCCGGCGTACGACGGGGGCACCTTCCTGAAGACCCGCGCCCCGCACTTCCTCGGCGCGGCCGATCCGCGCGCCGCCGCCTTCCGCGCGCTGGCGGTGTACGCGGAGGCCGCCGGGCTCGACCGCGAGCGGGTCAGGCGCTGGGCCCAGCTGCACGTGGTGCAGGCGGCGTTCTGGGGGCGTCGGCACGGGCTGCGGATCGCGCGCGGCGGGGCGGAGCTCGACGGGCTGATGCGGTTCGCGGACCGGTTCGCGGAGGCGCTGACCGATCCGGAGGGCAGCGCCTAG